One region of Vagococcus intermedius genomic DNA includes:
- a CDS encoding HTH domain-containing protein: MSENLKTIKELADELGVSKQAIQYHIKSLTNKNRQTNDKGVTVLSLSVTEQDFIRGKVDKQTNKKKTNEPTKNRQTDKQKELNINKYLLNEIEEVKKNRDKQLAVKDKQIENKDIQIAQMQNLLDQQQRLALQDKKLLEEYKEEINELKILIIPVPEDEKESVARKSKDIDKLKEEPQKKNKKWWRFGRM; the protein is encoded by the coding sequence ATGAGTGAGAATCTTAAAACGATCAAAGAGCTTGCGGATGAGTTAGGTGTTTCCAAACAAGCTATTCAATATCATATAAAATCATTGACAAACAAAAACCGGCAAACAAACGACAAAGGTGTAACGGTTTTGTCTTTGTCTGTGACAGAACAAGACTTTATAAGGGGTAAAGTAGACAAACAGACAAACAAAAAGAAGACAAACGAACCGACAAAAAACCGACAAACAGACAAGCAAAAAGAACTGAATATTAATAAATATTTATTAAATGAAATTGAAGAAGTTAAGAAAAATAGGGATAAACAATTAGCAGTTAAAGATAAGCAAATAGAAAATAAAGACATTCAAATTGCACAAATGCAAAATCTGCTAGACCAGCAACAACGTTTAGCACTACAAGATAAAAAATTACTAGAAGAATATAAAGAAGAAATTAATGAATTAAAAATTTTGATAATACCAGTACCAGAAGATGAAAAAGAGTCTGTCGCACGGAAATCTAAAGATATAGATAAATTAAAAGAAGAACCTCAGAAAAAAAATAAAAAATGGTGGCGTTTTGGAAGAATGTGA
- a CDS encoding RepB family plasmid replication initiator protein gives MSNIAKNEKNKKQVQTLNELSKRKVVEHNSLITSIAKMDKTPLKMFELAVSCIDTEEPPKDNTVYLSKQELFAFFKVSDNDKHTRFKEAVEKMQKQAFFQIKEEAGKGFKFINIVPIPYVEWTDYHDDVLIRFSPEIIPYLVNLKKNFTQHALADIAELNSKYSIILYRWLSMNYNQYDHYSYKGGRREEQVEAYRNPTISVKELREMTDTVNEYKLFSDLEKWILKNPLEEINGHTSFNVTYDKIKKGRSIDSIVFHITKKRRADDNSYKLEDQTYKVATAQNEQIEDRLYAQAMQSKYTKLLLENFLLSPYEMTDPAIMAGLQKNVYLKYDELKELRGIEGVKKHLSYVHEKQEPYSKGNIAKYLKKSIDQYLSTVKLQDLEQPERAKVRGKGASYE, from the coding sequence ATGTCTAATATAGCAAAGAATGAAAAAAATAAGAAGCAGGTGCAAACATTGAATGAATTATCAAAACGAAAAGTAGTGGAACATAATTCTTTAATTACTAGCATTGCGAAAATGGATAAAACCCCATTGAAAATGTTTGAATTAGCCGTATCTTGCATTGATACGGAAGAACCACCAAAAGACAATACGGTTTATTTATCGAAGCAAGAACTCTTTGCTTTTTTTAAAGTGTCCGACAATGATAAACACACACGTTTTAAAGAGGCCGTTGAAAAAATGCAAAAACAAGCCTTTTTTCAAATCAAAGAAGAAGCAGGAAAAGGATTTAAATTCATCAATATAGTGCCGATTCCCTATGTAGAATGGACGGATTATCATGATGATGTATTGATCCGTTTTAGTCCTGAAATTATACCTTATTTAGTTAATCTGAAAAAGAATTTTACGCAACATGCCTTAGCTGATATAGCAGAGCTGAATAGTAAGTATAGTATTATCTTGTATCGCTGGTTATCAATGAATTATAACCAATATGATCATTATAGTTATAAGGGTGGACGCCGAGAAGAACAAGTGGAAGCGTACCGTAATCCGACAATTTCAGTGAAAGAGTTACGAGAAATGACGGATACAGTCAATGAATATAAACTTTTTTCAGATTTAGAAAAATGGATATTAAAAAATCCGTTAGAAGAAATCAATGGACATACTTCTTTTAACGTCACTTATGACAAGATTAAAAAAGGACGTTCGATTGATTCTATTGTCTTTCATATCACGAAAAAACGCCGAGCAGATGATAACAGCTACAAGTTAGAAGATCAAACATACAAAGTAGCAACCGCTCAAAACGAGCAAATAGAAGACAGATTATATGCACAAGCTATGCAAAGTAAATACACTAAATTATTGCTTGAAAATTTCCTTTTATCGCCCTATGAAATGACAGATCCAGCAATTATGGCTGGTCTACAAAAAAATGTTTATCTAAAATATGACGAACTCAAAGAATTAAGAGGGATAGAGGGCGTGAAGAAACACCTTTCATACGTTCATGAAAAGCAAGAACCTTACTCAAAAGGGAATATTGCAAAGTATCTGAAAAAATCAATTGATCAATACTTGTCAACTGTAAAATTACAAGACCTTGAGCAACCAGAACGTGCAAAGGTTCGTGGTAAAGGAGCTAGCTATGAGTGA
- the fic gene encoding protein adenylyltransferase Fic, which yields MVLENKLGLTNSAELAKQEELLTKKRAKELFESGKIEDLAIGTFQGLSDIHQFLFQDIYDFAGKIREVNIAKGNFQFAPRIFLAQTLEYIDKLPQETFDEIIDKYSDMNVAHPFREGNGRATRIWLDLILKNKLGKIVDWNQIDKDEYLNAMIRSTVSTNELKYLIQKALTDDLGKEQFFKGIDASYYYEGYYEIKIEDL from the coding sequence GTGGTTTTAGAAAATAAATTAGGGTTAACAAATTCAGCAGAATTAGCTAAACAAGAAGAGTTATTAACGAAAAAAAGAGCCAAAGAATTGTTTGAGTCTGGCAAAATAGAGGATCTGGCAATTGGGACGTTTCAAGGCTTATCTGATATTCATCAGTTTTTATTCCAAGATATTTACGACTTTGCAGGAAAAATTCGAGAAGTGAATATTGCGAAAGGAAACTTTCAATTTGCGCCACGTATTTTTTTAGCGCAAACACTTGAATATATTGATAAATTACCTCAAGAAACATTTGATGAAATTATTGATAAGTATTCGGATATGAATGTGGCGCATCCGTTTAGAGAAGGGAATGGACGTGCCACTCGAATATGGTTAGATTTAATTCTAAAAAATAAATTGGGCAAAATCGTAGATTGGAATCAGATTGACAAGGATGAGTATTTAAATGCCATGATCCGTAGTACAGTCAGCACCAATGAATTAAAATATTTGATTCAAAAGGCTTTAACCGATGATTTAGGGAAAGAACAATTTTTTAAAGGAATTGATGCCAGTTATTATTACGAAGGGTATTACGAAATCAAAATCGAAGATCTATAG
- a CDS encoding relaxase/mobilization nuclease domain-containing protein translates to MATIAKISNGASAASALNYALGQDRPMHEKTEQWLQDHQLERPVELTNCRAVAVGGTNGIDPFIAKEQFDVVRQLHNQTKESNQVLRITQSFALDELNPKVQKDWQKANDLGVELAENLYPNHQSAVYTHLDGKNHVLHNHIIVNKVNLETGKKLREQKGESVQRAREMNDRLASRENWHILEPPKERQTETEKELIAKNEYSYMDDLRERINKSLQDVSVSSYETFKERLSDNGVILSERGQTFSYAFLDANNKQRRARETRLGSDFGRETILHELENRARQNEFRAVEQREPAITPLERDTQQRESEIVSLEQAIEPRKSEALKRESTTNRFIDTIKQFAGRVPELTQRVTRKLKQTKEKILEDFERRFSKDMKNYEQEQQKSLEKQANRDVQSEKKPTKDHDRGMSR, encoded by the coding sequence ATGGCAACAATTGCAAAAATAAGCAATGGCGCAAGTGCAGCGAGCGCCCTTAATTATGCTTTAGGTCAAGACAGACCCATGCATGAAAAAACTGAACAGTGGCTACAAGACCATCAATTGGAACGTCCTGTGGAGCTGACAAATTGTCGGGCAGTTGCCGTGGGTGGAACCAACGGGATTGATCCCTTTATCGCCAAAGAACAATTCGATGTCGTTCGACAACTTCATAACCAAACCAAAGAATCCAATCAAGTCTTGCGTATTACCCAATCTTTCGCCTTAGATGAACTGAATCCGAAAGTACAAAAGGACTGGCAAAAAGCCAACGATTTAGGCGTTGAGTTAGCAGAAAATCTCTATCCTAACCATCAAAGTGCTGTGTATACGCATTTAGACGGAAAAAATCACGTCTTACACAACCACATCATTGTCAATAAGGTCAATTTAGAGACAGGAAAGAAATTAAGAGAACAAAAAGGAGAAAGCGTTCAACGAGCACGAGAAATGAATGATCGACTCGCTTCTCGAGAAAACTGGCACATTTTAGAGCCACCAAAAGAGCGCCAAACAGAGACAGAAAAAGAACTAATCGCCAAAAATGAGTATTCTTACATGGATGATTTGAGAGAAAGAATCAATAAATCGCTTCAAGATGTCTCTGTGAGCTCATATGAGACGTTTAAAGAGCGCTTATCCGATAATGGTGTAATTCTATCAGAAAGAGGCCAAACGTTCTCATATGCCTTTTTAGACGCCAATAATAAGCAAAGACGAGCACGAGAGACCCGATTGGGTTCTGATTTTGGAAGGGAGACCATTTTACATGAGTTGGAAAACCGAGCAAGACAAAACGAATTTAGAGCTGTTGAACAACGAGAACCAGCGATTACTCCACTTGAGCGAGACACTCAACAAAGAGAATCAGAAATTGTTAGCCTTGAACAAGCAATTGAACCAAGAAAATCAGAAGCTCTCAAGCGAGAATCAACAACTAATCGATTTATTGACACAATCAAACAGTTTGCAGGACGAGTACCAGAACTTACTCAACGCGTTACAAGAAAATTAAAGCAAACAAAAGAGAAAATCCTCGAGGATTTTGAACGTCGCTTTTCAAAGGACATGAAAAATTACGAGCAAGAACAACAGAAAAGCCTAGAAAAACAAGCGAATAGAGACGTACAGTCCGAAAAGAAACCAACAAAAGATCATGATCGGGGGATGAGTCGATGA
- a CDS encoding plasmid mobilization protein, with protein MDQKEVSQNQTKYIQFRLSEEQYNKLKISGETYGLSPNLYAKKLAQKSHLKKPYLEHDQAKSLLLELSKQGTNLNQIAKKLNQFDRMDNQDKELIEALRYTYGVLAQAQKGYQELWQQLQK; from the coding sequence ATGGATCAGAAAGAAGTATCACAAAATCAAACAAAGTACATTCAATTTCGATTATCTGAAGAACAATACAATAAGCTGAAAATTTCAGGAGAAACATATGGACTCTCTCCGAATCTTTATGCGAAAAAATTAGCACAAAAATCTCATTTAAAAAAACCTTATCTCGAACATGACCAAGCGAAATCTTTATTATTAGAACTCTCAAAACAAGGAACCAATTTAAATCAAATCGCCAAGAAACTCAATCAATTCGATCGGATGGACAACCAAGATAAAGAGCTAATCGAGGCTTTACGCTATACATACGGAGTACTCGCTCAAGCTCAAAAGGGGTATCAAGAGTTATGGCAACAATTGCAAAAATAA
- a CDS encoding cytochrome B, with product MDEQTKYERFFVRSSMVLEKRGTISEEEIRLFFSSFCMTKRKIFCPFYFYQMGSWRLRKANRHNPKGIKGESETSPFSSHIVIQERSALYYNVIACSIYGFIWSILL from the coding sequence GTGGATGAACAAACAAAATACGAGAGATTTTTTGTTCGTTCATCCATGGTTTTAGAAAAAAGAGGGACGATTTCGGAAGAAGAAATTCGTCTCTTTTTTTCTTCTTTTTGTATGACAAAAAGAAAGATCTTTTGCCCATTTTATTTTTATCAAATGGGCAGTTGGCGTTTGCGTAAAGCAAATCGACACAATCCAAAGGGGATAAAAGGGGAAAGTGAAACTTCCCCCTTTTCAAGCCACATTGTAATACAAGAACGAAGTGCTTTGTATTACAATGTGATAGCTTGCAGTATTTATGGCTTTATATGGTCTATTTTGTTATAA